The following are encoded in a window of Ignavibacteriales bacterium genomic DNA:
- a CDS encoding cation transporter, translating to METSTALQHSDSERLFKIAFGLAVFTILYNIAEGLISMYFGYKDESLALFGFGADSFIEVLSGLGIAHMVLRIQRQPDSSRDKFERTALTVTGFAFYVLVIGLITTSIYNLWIGRKPETTLWGVVISIISIAVMLALVHYKTRVGRQLKSDAILADTECTKVCIYMSVVLLVSSGVYELTQFAFMDIVGTLGLAYLSFKEGRECFEKVKQNSHCSC from the coding sequence ATGGAAACTAGCACTGCTTTGCAGCACTCTGATAGTGAGCGATTATTCAAAATTGCTTTTGGACTTGCAGTCTTCACAATTCTTTACAACATAGCCGAAGGACTTATTTCTATGTACTTCGGGTATAAAGATGAAAGCCTGGCATTGTTCGGTTTTGGCGCTGATAGTTTTATAGAAGTTCTTTCAGGACTTGGTATAGCGCACATGGTTCTGCGTATTCAGCGACAGCCGGACAGCAGCCGCGATAAATTTGAGCGAACTGCTTTAACCGTTACTGGATTTGCATTCTATGTTTTGGTCATCGGACTCATAACAACAAGCATATACAATCTCTGGATAGGCCGAAAACCTGAGACAACTCTCTGGGGTGTGGTGATTTCAATAATTTCTATTGCGGTGATGTTGGCTTTGGTGCATTACAAAACAAGAGTTGGCCGACAGCTGAAATCCGATGCAATACTTGCAGATACAGAATGCACAAAGGTCTGTATTTATATGTCCGTCGTGCTGCTTGTATCAAGCGGTGTCTATGAATTAACACAGTTTGCTTTTATGGACATTGTTGGAACTCTCGGACTTGCGTATCTATCCTTCAAAGAAGGACGGGAATGTTTTGAGAAAGTAAAACAGAATAGCCATTGCTCTTGCTGA
- a CDS encoding CDGSH iron-sulfur domain-containing protein translates to MAAKITVKNNGSIRVEGEFELFDIDGNKFDLAGRATISLCRCGQSKDKPFCDGTHRACNFQSDVKAHKLPPVTPKV, encoded by the coding sequence ATGGCAGCAAAGATTACGGTGAAAAACAACGGCAGTATCCGCGTGGAAGGTGAATTTGAATTGTTCGATATAGACGGCAATAAATTTGATCTTGCAGGGCGTGCAACGATCTCGTTGTGCCGATGCGGCCAGAGCAAAGACAAACCATTTTGTGATGGCACCCACCGTGCGTGCAACTTCCAATCAGATGTGAAAGCACATAAATTACCGCCAGTTACGCCAAAGGTTTAG
- a CDS encoding DUF2911 domain-containing protein, translated as MKLKFRKYCFLLVVCFLTQVFAQKPIVSPRDSVKMNFNGKIIAVNYGKPSMLGRKIFGAFVPYYKVWRTGAGAATVLTTDADLEVDGAVVPRGTYSLYTLPAEERWKLIINKQTGQWGTTYMPQLDLARIDLKVAKLKTPVEECTFKLEKNGTGSGTLKIEWENTSLSVPFHISKDSLMPSPPDSSVLVINNKRLSVNYSRPSMRGRKIMGSVVPYGVVWRTGANAATSFVTQTDIVVSGVTIPRGSYTLYTLPSSNQWKLIINKQTGQWGTVYNEKLDFARIPLKKVLLKQPVEKFTMTLERTAEKSGVMKLAWEKTQLSVNFQLK; from the coding sequence ATGAAATTGAAATTTAGAAAATACTGCTTCTTGCTTGTCGTTTGCTTTTTGACTCAAGTATTTGCTCAAAAACCAATTGTCAGTCCGCGCGATTCAGTAAAAATGAACTTCAATGGAAAAATAATTGCAGTGAACTATGGCAAACCATCAATGCTTGGGCGGAAAATATTCGGAGCATTTGTTCCGTACTACAAAGTGTGGCGCACCGGCGCCGGTGCGGCTACAGTGCTGACGACAGACGCCGACCTTGAAGTGGATGGAGCGGTCGTGCCGCGCGGCACCTATTCCCTCTACACGCTTCCAGCTGAAGAGCGCTGGAAACTTATTATCAACAAACAGACAGGGCAGTGGGGTACTACGTACATGCCTCAGCTTGATCTTGCACGCATCGATTTAAAAGTTGCAAAACTGAAAACACCGGTCGAAGAGTGTACATTCAAGTTGGAAAAAAACGGCACGGGCAGCGGTACACTTAAGATTGAATGGGAAAATACGTCGCTTTCTGTCCCATTCCATATCAGTAAAGATTCGCTGATGCCAAGTCCACCGGATTCATCAGTCCTTGTCATAAACAATAAACGATTATCAGTGAATTACAGCCGCCCGTCGATGCGCGGCAGAAAAATTATGGGTAGTGTGGTTCCGTACGGTGTTGTCTGGCGCACGGGAGCAAACGCAGCAACAAGTTTTGTCACGCAGACAGATATTGTTGTGTCCGGTGTTACGATACCGCGCGGATCGTACACGCTCTACACACTCCCATCTTCCAACCAGTGGAAACTTATCATCAATAAGCAGACGGGGCAATGGGGAACGGTGTACAATGAAAAACTCGATTTCGCTCGCATTCCGCTGAAGAAAGTACTATTGAAACAGCCCGTGGAAAAATTCACAATGACCTTAGAGCGCACTGCAGAAAAATCCGGTGTGATGAAATTGGCGTGGGAAAAAACCCAGCTCTCTGTAAACTTTCAACTAAAGTAG
- a CDS encoding T9SS type A sorting domain-containing protein → MKNSARILLAIAFVFASSHLLLAQWTQTDGLYGGGIRSLFVSDSIVFAGKDNGVYISTDHGLSWTSSKMSPGGVSAFVTTHSDTGGTKFFAADLNSYVYRSTDKGASWSALNNGLTNQYVISLVASGANLFAGTRSGVFLSTNDGGTWNSVSSGLSINTAVMSLAVSNTKLFAGTAGDGVFLSTDGGNQWVQRNTGLTCMDVNVLGVSDTSFFAGTTGGVFRLTGNDTTWTQMGQAINVYAFCHDLSKPNGMNYFAGSKADSLFLSTDNGVSWPDIVENDQSHGDDILCLAISGSNLLAGARLSGVYRSTDNGSSWCESDSGLTLQIMCLATLGSDVYAGTGGGRIYASSNNGAIWERIGSLPHGGIFGFAVSPPANDTGSTNIFAATNGGVFLSSDIGKTWADVTTNLPTFEVRGIAIQERNIFAGTSGGGVFYTNNNGVSWIRSSSGLTSDTVWALGASDSVIFAGILDGLFRSTDSGASWTKTSFLSNEPLRFSSAWSITVIDHDVFVSTEEGIWVSTDVGITWTLMPGELGKSINHFAETKNNVLAKSFLNAGEITSLAAKRDFLFAGTSRGVWKIPISNITSVRMPDRDVSTAFRLEQNYPNPFNPTTTIKYGLPLRSQVRIQIFNILGQVVKELVNTEQQAGYQSIVWNANVSSGLYFYRLEATSKDDPSKLFVETKKMLLLR, encoded by the coding sequence ATGAAGAACAGTGCACGGATTTTGCTGGCAATCGCTTTCGTCTTCGCCAGTTCGCACCTATTGCTCGCTCAGTGGACTCAAACCGACGGACTCTATGGTGGAGGCATTCGATCTCTATTTGTGAGTGACTCGATTGTTTTCGCCGGCAAGGACAATGGAGTTTATATCTCCACCGACCATGGTTTAAGCTGGACTTCATCCAAAATGAGCCCGGGTGGTGTCAGTGCTTTCGTCACTACGCATAGTGACACAGGCGGCACAAAATTCTTCGCTGCAGATCTTAATAGCTACGTATATCGTTCCACTGATAAAGGTGCAAGCTGGTCTGCCCTCAACAACGGCTTAACAAACCAGTATGTTATTTCTCTTGTCGCTTCTGGTGCAAATCTTTTTGCAGGCACAAGAAGCGGAGTATTTCTATCAACCAACGACGGTGGAACTTGGAACTCTGTAAGCAGTGGATTGTCAATAAACACAGCGGTTATGTCCCTTGCCGTCTCGAATACAAAACTATTTGCGGGAACGGCTGGGGATGGGGTTTTTCTATCAACCGATGGAGGCAATCAATGGGTGCAGCGCAATACGGGTCTAACCTGTATGGATGTTAATGTACTTGGCGTGTCAGACACGAGTTTTTTTGCAGGCACCACGGGTGGTGTATTTCGATTGACTGGAAATGACACAACTTGGACTCAGATGGGTCAGGCGATCAACGTTTACGCGTTTTGCCACGACTTGAGCAAACCAAATGGCATGAATTACTTTGCTGGAAGCAAGGCTGACTCCCTATTCCTCTCGACGGACAACGGAGTAAGCTGGCCGGATATTGTCGAAAATGATCAGAGCCACGGTGATGATATATTATGCCTTGCGATCTCCGGGTCGAATCTCCTTGCGGGCGCCCGATTAAGCGGAGTTTACCGTTCGACCGATAATGGTTCGAGTTGGTGCGAATCCGATTCTGGTTTGACTTTGCAGATAATGTGCCTTGCAACTCTCGGCAGTGATGTCTATGCAGGGACAGGTGGCGGTAGAATATATGCGTCGTCCAATAATGGCGCAATTTGGGAAAGGATCGGTTCATTACCTCATGGTGGCATATTCGGATTTGCAGTCTCTCCACCAGCCAATGATACAGGTTCAACCAATATTTTCGCGGCGACAAATGGTGGGGTATTTCTATCATCCGACATTGGCAAAACATGGGCAGATGTGACTACGAATTTACCTACGTTCGAGGTTCGTGGTATCGCTATTCAGGAAAGAAACATTTTCGCAGGCACAAGTGGTGGAGGAGTTTTTTACACGAACAACAATGGTGTAAGCTGGATTCGATCATCTTCCGGACTTACAAGCGATACTGTTTGGGCTCTAGGTGCCAGTGACTCAGTGATCTTTGCCGGAATTCTAGACGGACTTTTTCGTTCCACCGACAGCGGGGCAAGTTGGACCAAAACTTCTTTTCTCTCTAATGAGCCTCTTAGATTCTCGAGTGCTTGGTCGATTACTGTAATCGACCACGACGTCTTTGTTAGTACTGAAGAAGGCATCTGGGTCTCGACTGATGTTGGCATAACATGGACGTTGATGCCAGGCGAATTGGGAAAGTCGATCAATCATTTCGCCGAAACAAAGAACAATGTGTTGGCAAAAAGCTTTCTTAATGCAGGTGAGATAACATCTCTCGCGGCGAAGCGCGATTTTTTGTTTGCGGGGACTTCGCGCGGTGTCTGGAAAATTCCAATCTCGAACATCACTTCTGTGCGAATGCCCGATCGCGATGTGTCGACAGCGTTTCGTTTGGAGCAAAACTATCCTAATCCGTTCAATCCAACAACAACCATCAAATACGGACTTCCACTAAGGAGTCAGGTTAGGATACAGATATTTAATATACTTGGTCAGGTCGTGAAAGAACTGGTCAATACTGAGCAGCAAGCAGGATATCAATCCATTGTTTGGAATGCGAATGTCTCTTCGGGATTGTATTTCTATCGACTCGAAGCTACATCGAAAGACGATCCCTCGAAGCTGTTCGTCGAGACGAAGAAGATGCTCCTCCTTCGCTAA
- a CDS encoding GIY-YIG nuclease family protein, producing MASLPNTPGVYLFYGVEDILLYVGKSRSIRARVRSHFAARDERWLIKRICRIEVRETAGELGALLLESRLIKELRPMYNVRSRQPRRIIIARRVDNEQGYATVKLEAIDYLDIKPGSPIIGIFKHKTQAKEFLDTVAKTHRLCPKLLRLENSSGYCFSYHLGRCDGACMGEEDVTAYNTRVEAAFEARRIIAWPFDGAVTIEEVSKDKKLHEIFVIDNWCLIASNTGNDNIGKKSTTPQKSSPHRFDYDSYKILYSYVMEEGNKVKIQKADKSTHQVP from the coding sequence ATCGCTTCTCTTCCCAACACTCCTGGTGTCTATCTTTTCTATGGTGTCGAAGACATTCTCCTGTACGTTGGTAAAAGTAGGTCAATCCGTGCACGTGTTCGCTCGCACTTTGCTGCGCGAGACGAGCGCTGGTTGATAAAGCGCATTTGCCGCATCGAAGTTCGTGAAACAGCCGGTGAGCTTGGCGCGCTTTTACTGGAATCTCGACTCATCAAAGAATTACGGCCGATGTACAATGTGCGCTCACGACAACCGCGGCGCATTATTATTGCAAGACGTGTAGATAATGAACAAGGGTACGCAACGGTCAAATTGGAAGCGATCGATTATCTTGACATCAAACCGGGCTCACCTATCATCGGCATCTTTAAACACAAAACACAGGCAAAGGAATTTCTCGATACGGTTGCCAAAACGCACAGGTTGTGTCCAAAACTATTGCGATTGGAAAATTCCAGCGGGTATTGCTTCTCATATCACCTTGGACGATGTGACGGTGCATGCATGGGCGAAGAAGATGTTACAGCGTACAATACACGTGTGGAAGCGGCGTTTGAAGCACGCCGCATTATCGCGTGGCCGTTTGATGGAGCAGTAACTATAGAGGAAGTTTCGAAAGATAAAAAACTGCACGAAATATTTGTGATCGACAACTGGTGTTTAATTGCAAGCAATACTGGCAATGATAATATCGGAAAGAAATCCACGACACCACAGAAATCTTCTCCACACCGCTTTGATTACGACAGTTACAAAATTCTTTACAGTTATGTGATGGAAGAAGGGAACAAAGTCAAAATTCAAAAAGCAGACAAATCAACCCACCAAGTACCTTAG
- a CDS encoding DUF1460 domain-containing protein yields MNCRRALQLISVLILVPFFLQPQKKTSAEIPVDPNELICKNKFNLAGSMKLREKPINEVVIEIAKSFIGTDYAANTIDPPGKEQLVINLQTLDCVTFYENSLVLARCIKKNKLTFDDYKKELQFVRYRGGIIDGYASRLHYTSDYFFDNGIKSVLKDVTKKLGGVTFKKKINFMSTHPDSYLQLKNSPENIKGIRKIENEMNVRMMYHIPKAYVKRIASQIKDGDIIGITTTIDGLDCTHTGIAIWQKGKLHLLHAPVPGSKVQITELPLWEYLAKIKKDAGIMVARPIEP; encoded by the coding sequence ATGAATTGCCGCAGAGCTCTACAATTAATTTCTGTTCTTATCTTAGTCCCCTTTTTCCTTCAACCACAGAAGAAAACAAGTGCTGAAATTCCTGTTGATCCGAACGAATTAATCTGCAAAAATAAATTCAATCTCGCTGGTTCGATGAAATTGCGTGAGAAACCGATAAACGAGGTTGTCATTGAAATTGCAAAATCCTTCATCGGTACAGATTATGCCGCCAACACCATAGATCCACCGGGCAAGGAACAGCTCGTTATCAATCTGCAAACACTCGATTGCGTCACGTTCTATGAAAACTCGCTTGTACTCGCGCGTTGTATCAAGAAGAATAAGTTGACTTTTGACGATTATAAAAAGGAACTTCAATTTGTTCGTTACCGAGGCGGCATCATCGACGGCTATGCGAGCCGCCTGCATTATACATCGGATTATTTCTTTGATAACGGAATAAAGTCGGTCTTGAAAGATGTGACGAAGAAGCTTGGCGGTGTGACTTTCAAGAAGAAAATAAATTTCATGTCAACCCATCCGGATTCATATCTTCAATTAAAAAACTCTCCAGAGAACATTAAAGGAATCCGGAAAATTGAAAATGAAATGAATGTACGGATGATGTATCACATTCCGAAAGCGTATGTTAAAAGAATAGCATCACAGATCAAGGACGGCGACATCATCGGCATCACTACAACAATTGACGGATTGGATTGCACGCATACAGGCATTGCCATCTGGCAAAAAGGGAAACTGCATCTCCTTCACGCACCCGTTCCCGGTTCGAAAGTGCAAATCACTGAATTGCCGCTCTGGGAATATCTTGCGAAGATTAAAAAAGACGCGGGAATAATGGTTGCGCGTCCGATTGAGCCGTGA
- a CDS encoding RNA methyltransferase, whose translation MTQKVITLSKMITTVSITSLNQPELTPYRTLRQSVEQFRKGMFIAEGTIVVQRLLESAHTIVSVLITPEWLEDYRERLAARPEHITVFVGQKELLNTIVGYNLHQSIMALGKIPAQEMLDSVLQQSSSPRLFVAMDGLANAENIGVLVRNCTAFGVQAILVGETSSSPYLRRSVRNSMGTIFKMPVVHCTNLVETLTTLQRSHQFKIFAAHPHTEEHSIQRTDFSGNCCLVFGSEGNGVSPQVLSICDMPVAIPMQSGVDSLNVASASAVFLYEVTRQRNKL comes from the coding sequence TTGACTCAAAAAGTTATTACGCTGAGCAAGATGATTACAACCGTTTCCATTACATCGCTCAATCAACCGGAATTGACGCCGTATCGCACATTGCGTCAATCGGTCGAGCAGTTTCGCAAAGGCATGTTTATTGCGGAAGGAACAATCGTTGTTCAAAGACTTTTGGAGAGCGCTCATACAATTGTTTCTGTTCTTATAACACCGGAATGGTTAGAAGATTACCGCGAACGACTCGCCGCACGTCCTGAACACATCACCGTCTTTGTTGGACAGAAAGAATTGCTGAACACGATTGTGGGATACAATTTGCATCAAAGTATTATGGCACTTGGAAAAATTCCAGCACAAGAAATGCTTGACTCAGTGTTACAACAATCGTCATCGCCGCGGTTATTTGTTGCGATGGACGGATTAGCCAATGCCGAAAACATCGGTGTCCTTGTACGAAATTGCACAGCATTTGGCGTGCAAGCTATTCTTGTCGGCGAGACATCCAGCAGTCCATACTTGCGACGCTCGGTGAGAAATTCTATGGGGACAATATTCAAAATGCCGGTTGTGCATTGCACGAATCTCGTGGAAACGCTCACGACGCTTCAACGCTCTCACCAATTTAAAATCTTTGCGGCACATCCGCACACAGAAGAACACAGCATTCAGCGCACAGATTTCTCCGGCAATTGCTGTCTCGTCTTTGGAAGTGAAGGTAATGGAGTTTCGCCGCAGGTTCTTTCCATATGCGATATGCCGGTAGCGATTCCCATGCAGTCCGGCGTGGATTCGCTTAATGTAGCAAGTGCAAGCGCGGTGTTTCTCTATGAAGTAACGCGCCAACGGAATAAATTGTAG
- a CDS encoding O-acetyl-ADP-ribose deacetylase — protein MPSRLSIVQGDITTQVVDAIVNAANNSLLGGGGVDGAIHHAAGPNLLEECRTLGGCETGGAKITKGYNLSVKFVIHTVGPIWQGGDHHEDKLLASCYRNCFALARKHHIGTIAFPSISTGVYRFPVERASRLALREIIQELETNTNLKRVIIVCFDRGTYETYISAEQELSKKN, from the coding sequence ATGCCTTCTCGTTTATCTATTGTACAAGGTGACATTACCACACAAGTGGTGGATGCCATCGTGAATGCGGCAAACAACTCCTTGCTTGGCGGCGGCGGAGTTGATGGCGCAATTCATCACGCGGCTGGACCGAATCTTTTAGAAGAATGCCGCACACTGGGCGGATGCGAAACCGGCGGCGCAAAAATTACAAAGGGATACAATCTTTCCGTAAAATTTGTCATTCACACGGTTGGTCCAATCTGGCAAGGGGGCGATCATCATGAAGACAAACTGCTGGCAAGCTGTTACAGAAATTGTTTTGCACTTGCACGGAAACACCATATCGGCACCATCGCATTTCCATCCATCAGCACGGGTGTGTATCGATTTCCAGTTGAACGCGCCTCGCGTCTTGCTCTGCGCGAAATTATCCAGGAACTTGAAACCAACACGAATCTTAAACGTGTTATTATCGTATGTTTTGATCGAGGGACATACGAGACCTATATATCAGCCGAACAGGAATTATCTAAAAAGAATTAG
- a CDS encoding pyridoxine 5'-phosphate synthase: protein MRLAINIDHIATLRNARGGSDPDPVKAALLCEEAGAVGIVCHLREDRRHMKDDDVRRLRDTIRKKLDLEMAATEEIIGIAIKTKPDLVTLVPERRLELTTEGGLDVVAQKKYLGEVVKQFRRNNIPVSLFIDPTDVQVRASADIGTDMIEIHTGEYAEAKTESEVQEQFQRIQEAAKLGQSLNLGVNAGHGLDYENTAAIAAIHEIDEMSIGHAVIVRALFVGLEQAVREMLHVVEGRTSKIRRQIEEE from the coding sequence ATGAGATTAGCAATCAACATCGACCATATTGCAACATTGCGCAATGCACGCGGGGGAAGCGACCCGGACCCCGTAAAAGCAGCGCTTCTTTGCGAGGAAGCCGGCGCCGTTGGTATCGTATGCCATTTGCGTGAAGACCGGAGGCATATGAAGGATGATGACGTGAGGAGACTTCGTGATACAATTAGGAAAAAACTCGATCTTGAGATGGCAGCCACCGAGGAAATTATAGGTATTGCCATTAAAACGAAGCCCGATCTTGTAACGCTTGTGCCGGAACGGCGTCTGGAACTTACAACTGAAGGCGGATTAGATGTGGTTGCGCAGAAGAAATATCTTGGTGAAGTTGTAAAACAATTCAGACGAAACAACATTCCCGTGAGTTTGTTTATTGATCCAACAGATGTGCAAGTGCGTGCATCAGCAGATATTGGGACTGATATGATTGAAATTCATACCGGCGAATATGCCGAAGCAAAGACTGAAAGCGAAGTGCAAGAACAATTCCAACGAATTCAGGAAGCGGCGAAACTTGGCCAATCGCTTAACCTCGGCGTCAATGCCGGTCACGGATTGGATTATGAGAATACTGCGGCTATTGCCGCCATTCATGAAATTGATGAAATGAGCATCGGTCACGCCGTCATTGTGCGGGCATTGTTCGTAGGGTTAGAGCAAGCAGTACGGGAGATGCTACATGTCGTTGAAGGAAGAACAAGCAAAATAAGGCGGCAGATAGAAGAAGAATAG
- the dnaB gene encoding replicative DNA helicase, with translation MSDPRKIIDFNTPQSVSTEGRVPPQAVDVEEAVIGAMLLEKDAIAKAIETLDDTAFYKPAHQSIYRAMMALFERSEPVDLITLTEELRRRGDLEKIGGEYYLTELTTKVSSAANIEYHAHIVLERALMRQLIHSSSEVINRAYSETEDALGLLDQAEQKIFDISEQRMKKSFVSMNTAVHKTMDMLQSIHGKHSGVTGVPSGFADLDSLTGGFQPSDLIIIAGRPSQGKTALALSVARNATVLHDIPIGMFSLEMSTQQLVMRLMCAEARVDAHKVRTGRLPEDEWKKLSTSVGRLYKAKMFIDDTPGLAVLELRAKARRLKVEHNIGMILVDYLQLMQGPRNAQSREQEISAISRSLKALAKELNIPVIALSQLNRSVESRNDKRPALSDLRESGAIEQDADVVVFVHRPEMFGITEQDNEPTEGLAEIIIGKQRNGPTDTVKLQFIKQYARFESRTVFRPETYLPEETPETTPF, from the coding sequence ATGTCAGACCCGCGAAAAATAATTGACTTCAACACACCGCAGTCGGTGTCAACGGAAGGGCGTGTACCGCCGCAGGCGGTGGATGTTGAAGAAGCCGTCATCGGAGCGATGCTGTTGGAAAAAGACGCCATCGCAAAAGCGATTGAAACTCTGGATGACACTGCTTTTTATAAACCCGCACATCAAAGCATTTATCGAGCAATGATGGCGCTGTTTGAACGAAGCGAACCGGTCGATCTCATAACGCTCACGGAAGAACTCCGCCGGCGCGGCGATTTGGAAAAAATCGGCGGCGAGTATTATCTCACCGAGCTTACGACAAAAGTTTCGAGCGCTGCAAACATAGAATACCATGCACACATCGTACTGGAACGGGCGTTGATGCGGCAATTGATTCATTCGTCATCGGAAGTCATCAATCGTGCGTACAGCGAAACCGAAGACGCGCTCGGTTTGCTTGATCAGGCAGAACAGAAAATTTTCGATATCTCCGAGCAGCGGATGAAAAAAAGTTTTGTCTCGATGAACACTGCCGTACACAAAACGATGGATATGCTGCAAAGTATTCACGGCAAACACAGCGGCGTTACCGGTGTGCCGTCGGGTTTTGCTGATCTTGATTCCCTCACAGGCGGATTCCAGCCGTCGGATCTTATTATTATTGCAGGCCGTCCATCGCAAGGGAAAACAGCGCTTGCGCTTTCGGTTGCGCGTAATGCGACAGTTCTGCATGATATTCCCATCGGCATGTTTAGTCTTGAAATGTCCACGCAACAGTTAGTGATGCGATTGATGTGTGCAGAAGCGCGCGTGGATGCACACAAGGTTCGCACAGGCCGCTTGCCCGAAGATGAATGGAAAAAGTTAAGCACCAGTGTCGGCCGGCTCTATAAAGCAAAAATGTTTATCGATGACACACCAGGACTTGCCGTACTGGAATTAAGAGCAAAAGCACGGCGGTTGAAAGTAGAGCATAACATCGGCATGATCCTTGTAGATTACCTCCAGTTGATGCAAGGACCGCGGAATGCGCAAAGCCGGGAACAAGAAATCTCCGCTATTTCCCGATCGCTCAAAGCGCTCGCGAAAGAATTAAATATTCCGGTTATTGCACTGTCGCAGTTGAATCGTTCTGTTGAATCGCGCAATGACAAACGGCCGGCATTATCCGACTTGCGAGAATCAGGTGCAATCGAACAAGATGCCGACGTTGTTGTTTTTGTTCACCGACCTGAAATGTTTGGTATAACAGAACAAGATAACGAACCAACAGAAGGTCTCGCGGAAATCATCATCGGCAAACAGCGTAACGGACCGACAGATACCGTAAAATTGCAATTTATCAAGCAGTACGCGCGGTTCGAAAGCAGAACTGTCTTTCGTCCTGAAACATACTTGCCTGAAGAAACGCCGGAAACAACACCATTTTAA
- a CDS encoding VIT1/CCC1 transporter family protein: MGMNKNKEYISNLKKAWRDEMLSATNYRALAEQDKNPERKSIFTRMAEAEDRHAARWAARLKELGIEMGSFKENPIELLRKRMLLKSSPEAAAQMLEVGESQADTLYEAMIQAAENETDREALLEAQREENAHSLILQEMSSSRVTRHPQSRLERILGKEKWHVTAGGWIGQAIYGVNDGLGAAFGVVSGVAGATAANSNFILLSGLAAAVASALSMGSGAYLATKSEREVYEAELGREKREIEEHPEEEQEEMELFYQLKGFSPEEAKKMAAKLAEQPEQFLATLAHEELGLSEKSFPNQWKSAISATISTAAGAIIPVIPFIFWSGMEALVISFIISTAAHFAVGASKVLVTGRSWLKSGTEMTLVGLGEAITTYLIGMLIAPMIR, encoded by the coding sequence ATGGGTATGAACAAGAACAAAGAATATATCAGCAATTTAAAAAAAGCATGGCGTGATGAAATGTTGAGCGCCACGAATTACCGTGCCCTTGCCGAACAGGATAAGAACCCGGAAAGAAAATCTATTTTCACCCGTATGGCAGAAGCGGAAGACCGCCATGCTGCACGCTGGGCTGCGCGCTTGAAGGAACTTGGCATTGAGATGGGCTCGTTCAAGGAAAATCCGATAGAACTGCTGCGGAAGAGAATGCTGCTGAAAAGTTCTCCTGAAGCCGCCGCTCAAATGCTTGAAGTGGGCGAGAGTCAGGCGGATACGCTGTATGAAGCGATGATTCAAGCGGCAGAAAATGAAACTGACCGCGAGGCATTGCTCGAAGCCCAGCGGGAAGAGAATGCGCACAGTCTGATATTGCAAGAGATGTCAAGTTCGCGCGTCACGCGCCATCCGCAAAGCCGGCTCGAGCGTATCCTTGGAAAAGAAAAATGGCACGTCACTGCGGGCGGATGGATTGGTCAGGCAATTTACGGAGTGAACGACGGGCTCGGCGCGGCATTTGGCGTTGTCAGTGGAGTGGCAGGTGCAACAGCAGCGAATAGTAATTTTATATTATTGAGCGGACTCGCAGCGGCAGTTGCATCCGCATTATCGATGGGCAGCGGTGCATATCTTGCAACGAAATCCGAACGTGAGGTGTACGAAGCGGAACTAGGACGCGAAAAACGCGAGATCGAGGAACATCCGGAAGAAGAACAGGAAGAGATGGAGCTCTTCTACCAGCTCAAAGGATTTTCACCGGAAGAAGCCAAAAAAATGGCAGCAAAACTTGCCGAGCAGCCGGAACAATTTCTTGCAACTCTGGCACATGAAGAATTGGGACTTTCTGAAAAATCGTTTCCGAACCAGTGGAAATCAGCAATCAGTGCAACGATCAGCACAGCAGCCGGTGCTATTATTCCTGTGATTCCTTTTATATTTTGGTCGGGAATGGAAGCGCTCGTTATTTCGTTTATTATCAGTACAGCAGCGCACTTCGCAGTCGGTGCATCGAAGGTGCTCGTCACCGGACGTTCGTGGCTTAAGAGCGGCACCGAGATGACGCTTGTCGGATTAGGCGAAGCAATTACAACGTATCTCATCGGCATGCTCATTGCACCGATGATTAGATAG